From Neosynechococcus sphagnicola sy1:
CCAGCAACCCTGGAGGCGCACCCCGTCCCGTGGCAATCACTTCCATCTGATCGGGCTTCTGTTTCAGGGCTTTGATCACCTCCTCGACGGGCAACAATCCCAGATCCAGTACCGGGTTAATTTCATCCAGCACCACCACCGAGTACAACCCCGAGGCGATCGCCCCCTTGGCAACATCCCAGCCCCGTTGAGCTTCCAGGCGATCAAACCGGGTAATGTCATCAGGGCCAAAGAACTCGGCGCGCCCGGTTCGTACCTGGTCAATCAGGTGGGGGAAGCCTCGTTGCAGGGCTTCAATCGCGCCGTCTTCATCGTAGGGACGCCCTGGGCCTTTGAGAAATCGCAACAACAGCACCCGAGTTTGGAGGGCAGAATGGATGCCCAGTCCAATGGAGCGTAAGACAACCCCGAGGGCGGCTTGGGACTTCCCTTTGCCCGCCCCATCATAGACATGAACTTGTCCCACCAAGCGTTCGGAGCGATGGGAGGCAGTGCGGATGCCGATGCCGTTTTTACTACTCATACTGGGTATATTCTTGAGTATTCTAGTGAATCGGATGTCGGGTTGGGGAGCTAACCGTGAAACCAGGTCGAGTCTTTGTCATTGCCGCCAATGTCTTCCTTGAGGTGATCCGCGATCGCATTCTATACTTGCTGGGTTTATTTGTAGTGGTCTTACTGGCTGCTATCTTACTCATTCCGGGGCTAGCCCCCGGCTCAGGTGGCAAAATCATCCTGGATTTGGGCTTGGCGGCGATCAATGTGATGGGTCTAATTGTCGCCGTATTTGTGGGCACCGGGTTGGTGAACAAAGAAATTGAGAAACGCACGGTGTTTGTCTTGATCGCCAAGCCCATGAGTTGCACTGAGTTTATTGTAGGAAAACATTTGGGTTTGTCAGCTGTGTTAGCCGTCTTGGTGACGCTGATGACCCTGGTGTATCTGGCGGGGCTGAGTCTGATGCAAATTCCCTTCCCCTTGGGGAGCTTATTACTGGCGATTTTTTATATTTTCCTGGAACTGTCGTTGCTGATTGCGGTGGCGATCGCCTTTGGGGTCTTTACTAGTTCCCTGCTGGCCACCCTCTTTACCTTGGCTGTTTATCTGGTGGGTCATTTCACCCGTGATTTAGTGGCGTTGGGGAAACTCACCAAAAATCCAGGGATTCAAAACCTCATGGATGGCCTCTACCTGATCTTGCCCGATCTAGAGCGGCTGAACCTGAAAAATCAAGCCATCTATGGCTTAATTCCTAACCCATCGGAGCTGTTAGCCAGCGGGGGATATGCCCTGCTGTATACAGTGCTGTTGCTGGCGATTGCCACCTTAGTCTTTGCTCGGCGCGAGTTTTAGGGGGGCATCCGTAAGCCTACCTGCCTATCCCCTCCTAGGAACTCTACTGAGCGAGTTGACAACCCTGACAGAGGCCGAAAAACTCTAGGGTGTGGTAGTAAATCTTGAAGTGGTGAGAGACTTGCAGTTGAGATTCCAGTTGATGCACCGGGCATTCGCCCAGGGAAATCGACTCTCCACATTGCAGACAGGTGAGATGGTGTTTGTCCTGCTGCACTAAATTGTACAAAGACTCGCCATTGGCTAACTTGCGGACTTGCACGACCCCCTCTAACTTCAGAGCCTCCAGAGAACGATAGACCGTTGCTAAACCCATGGCCTGACTGTGATTGCGGAGTTCCACATACATCTCCTGGGCAGACAGGGGACGATTGAGGGACTGGAGGAGTTCTAAAATACGTTCCTGACTGCGGGTGGGGCGAGTTCTCATGAAT
This genomic window contains:
- a CDS encoding cob(I)yrinic acid a,c-diamide adenosyltransferase, whose translation is MSSKNGIGIRTASHRSERLVGQVHVYDGAGKGKSQAALGVVLRSIGLGIHSALQTRVLLLRFLKGPGRPYDEDGAIEALQRGFPHLIDQVRTGRAEFFGPDDITRFDRLEAQRGWDVAKGAIASGLYSVVVLDEINPVLDLGLLPVEEVIKALKQKPDQMEVIATGRGAPPGLLEIADLHSEMRPMTAANASHRAIEGVEIYTGAGKGKSTSALGKALQAIGRGISQDKSHRVLIMQWLKGGSGYTEDAAIAALRQIYPSLVDHQRCGRDAIVXRGQQQELDYVEAEPGLGNCQGSDRLGLI
- a CDS encoding ABC transporter permease, with the protein product MKPGRVFVIAANVFLEVIRDRILYLLGLFVVVLLAAILLIPGLAPGSGGKIILDLGLAAINVMGLIVAVFVGTGLVNKEIEKRTVFVLIAKPMSCTEFIVGKHLGLSAVLAVLVTLMTLVYLAGLSLMQIPFPLGSLLLAIFYIFLELSLLIAVAIAFGVFTSSLLATLFTLAVYLVGHFTRDLVALGKLTKNPGIQNLMDGLYLILPDLERLNLKNQAIYGLIPNPSELLASGGYALLYTVLLLAIATLVFARREF
- a CDS encoding Fur family transcriptional regulator, which gives rise to MRTRPTRSQERILELLQSLNRPLSAQEMYVELRNHSQAMGLATVYRSLEALKLEGVVQVRKLANGESLYNLVQQDKHHLTCLQCGESISLGECPVHQLESQLQVSHHFKIYYHTLEFFGLCQGCQLAQ